The genomic window TGCCTGTAACGAACTGTTCCGGGTACTTTAAGCAAAATAGTGTCATGGAGATGCACTTTCACAATTTCTTGGAATACTGGGAAGGACAGCACAAAACTGGAACTCATATCGTAGACTCTAAAAAAGAGTGCAATAGTTTATATCTGAAAGACTGGCATTTGAAAGCACAACTACCCAGCTATGAGTTCTATAAAGTGCCAGATTATTTTTGCTCAGATTGGTTAAATGAGTATCTTGTGAAGCATAACCGTGACGATTATCGATTTGTTTATATGGGGccgaaaaattcatggtaaaACATTATCACATACTTAACTAATTATACAGTCTTTACTATTTTAGAGTAGGACCCCTTTCCATGTAGACGTCCTAGGATCATTCAGTTGGTCTACTAATGTGTGCGGATGCAAAAAATGGATTCTTCTACCTCCCGgtgaacaatataaaataacagACCGTTTCGGAAATATTGCATATAATGTTAGCGAGAAGCTATTATATGAAAACAATGTCAATTTCTTTGTGATTtaccaaaaagaaaatgaagcagTATTCGTGCCGAGCGGTTGGTATCACCAAGTATGGAATATTACTGATACCATTTCCGTCAACCATAACTGGTTTAATGcagctaatataaaatatatttggtgTAATATTTCGGAAAATTTGAGAAAAGTAATTTATGAGATCAAcgatttaaggaaaaattgtaactttgtATCAACATGTCAAGAAATTCTTAAGGCGAATTTCGGGTTAAGTATTTCTGGTTTCCTTGATATTTTGTGTTTCATAGCCGAGACTCGTTTATGTTTGCTTAAGGACGGACATCAAAAATCATGTTTAAGCGGGACCAAAAAACCATCCGACTTTTATCTGAATAAAAACCATATTAACaatgatttaaaaaacattaatattcTTTTGAAAGTTATGGCGCAAGATAAGATCGTTTACAATTGTTCTATGTTGTACGAACGGTGTGTAAGATATATAGATCTAAGTAATCCttgtaataaacaaaaaaataggacATAGAAGCcaaataaaacatgtttttaataacaatatttaGTAATGCATGGTTTTATTTTAGAGAACGACCGATTCGAACATTTTCAAGACCACAAGGGTTCACATACCGGCGAGAGGTTGTACGTAACAGAATAAGGTAATCGAAAAaggtatgtatatcaatatataccaaaatgctcagaatgtGGAAAGGATTTAGTTTGGCCATTTCTGTCTGTTCGGCTCTCCGTACACATATTGTAagagtttcttttatttataatgaTTAGCAGCCCGCtgaatttaagtttttctaaACGTCCCCAGGTcctttttttaaagttgtattattttatttaaatgttttgatTCAATACCTGCTCATTCTTAATTGCTTTCACGGTGATTGTTGGTGAGGTCCAAGCAGGCGTGCATATTGCCTAAAATATTCTTGCAGAAGACCGAACGTATTGTTATCAggttatttaatttgaaaatttatctcACGGTATACGCATCtgatcctgttgaaacgtccatggtctgccaacgAAATGTTTGTCATCCCACAGCTTCAAAGCAACACTCAGaaaactttcccgataatatttcacattttccttGACGCCGGGCTTAATGAAAACGATTGCagagcgcccatctgtggttacagtggcccaaaccattacttgtggcggaaatttaccgctttcggcaaagcgaagcaactccttcgctctctcaagtctgactagttgctgctttggtgtgagatcatgcgcctgttggatcttgtaaggcttgactttgagatcatttttcagtatgtggcggatgctatggtcagatattttcagttctttcgctatttgattggcacttcgtcggggatttcgctcaagtcgcttccgcactttttgagccatttcacgtgaatttatttattttaaggtgctcgaagtcatttagccaactaacaggcagcgtgcttttttctttttttctaataaagcaTATCTTGGAATTCGTTTATTGCTACTTCAGGTGTTTCTCAGGGTAGCATCTTCGGAGCCCTATTATTTCTTCTATTCTCTGCAATCAGAACTTAATAAGCTTTATAAGCTAATACTAACAAATGTTGCAAAACGTTGTTCTTACAATACTCAAATTCACTAATTTGTCGTATCACACCAAATCGTATAAACGacaaagtgaaaaaagttcttttttgAGCGGGttctacaaaatataaatattgtcgTGACAGATTAACTCATTACCAATACTTTTTTATcctcttataatacgttcacatataagtagatgatcccgtgaaatactaaaatgaagaaaaagcttttttctaatagcggtcggtccTTGGCAGACAATGACATAACTCCAAGTGTGTTTCTACCAtgcaaaaactcctcataaaaatccatttgacgttcggagtcggcgtaaaactatagatcccgccatttgtgaaacaacacgaagacgcacgccacaaatagaaggaggagctcggccaaaggaTGTAATCGccaattctatatatatatcttcacttattacttttaattaattcatttataatCCACGAATCATTTACCCTTTATCATATTGAGGTGCGACGCAGCCTTGCGGAGAAATAAAATAGGATAACTTGTacataaattattcaaaaaactccATCACTAGAAAGTTCTAATTCAATCCAgtcttattttagttttttttttcttagatgaATCtcctatttaatttaaattttatttgtttgatagatattttgtatggatatagaggaggaggtaaatgg from Anastrepha ludens isolate Willacy chromosome 5, idAnaLude1.1, whole genome shotgun sequence includes these protein-coding regions:
- the LOC128863991 gene encoding uncharacterized protein LOC128863991; its protein translation is MAQKVRKRLERNPRRSANQIAKELKISDHSIRHILKNDLKVKPYKIQQAHDLTPKQQLVRLERAKELLRFAESGKFPPQVMVWATVTTDGRSAIVFIKPGVKENVKYYRESFLSVALKLWDDKHFVGRPWTFQQDQMRIPQYARLLGPHQQSP
- the LOC128863990 gene encoding 2-oxoglutarate and iron-dependent oxygenase JMJD4 homolog isoform X3, with protein sequence MDTIERLSDGTIPYRSFYARYIESNWPVIITNVSNEWECSKNWVLRNFLSDEGFQTSVINFDYLKHKISNRLVPVTNCSGYFKQNSVMEMHFHNFLEYWEGQHKTGTHIVDSKKECNSLYLKDWHLKAQLPSYEFYKVPDYFCSDWLNEYLVKHNRDDYRFVYMGPKNS
- the LOC128863990 gene encoding 2-oxoglutarate and iron-dependent oxygenase JMJD4 homolog isoform X1; this encodes MDTIERLSDGTIPYRSFYARYIESNWPVIITNVSNEWECSKNWVLRNFLSDEGFQTSVINFDYLKHKISNRLVPVTNCSGYFKQNSVMEMHFHNFLEYWEGQHKTGTHIVDSKKECNSLYLKDWHLKAQLPSYEFYKVPDYFCSDWLNEYLVKHNRDDYRFVYMGPKNSWTPFHVDVLGSFSWSTNVCGCKKWILLPPGEQYKITDRFGNIAYNVSEKLLYENNVNFFVIYQKENEAVFVPSGWYHQVWNITDTISVNHNWFNAANIKYIWCNISENLRKVIYEINDLRKNCNFVSTCQEILKANFGLSISGFLDILCFIAETRLCLLKDGHQKSCLSGTKKPSDFYLNKNHINNDLKNINILLKVMAQDKIVYNCSMLYERCVRYIDLSNPCNKQKNRT
- the LOC128863990 gene encoding 2-oxoglutarate and iron-dependent oxygenase JMJD4 homolog isoform X2; protein product: MSRTPFHVDVLGSFSWSTNVCGCKKWILLPPGEQYKITDRFGNIAYNVSEKLLYENNVNFFVIYQKENEAVFVPSGWYHQVWNITDTISVNHNWFNAANIKYIWCNISENLRKVIYEINDLRKNCNFVSTCQEILKANFGLSISGFLDILCFIAETRLCLLKDGHQKSCLSGTKKPSDFYLNKNHINNDLKNINILLKVMAQDKIVYNCSMLYERCVRYIDLSNPCNKQKNRT